The DNA sequence CCCCAGCACTGCACTTATTTCAAGCGCATCGGCTTTCTGGGAAACGGTTCCTGTAGTGCCGATGAATTTTTCAATCACTGTTTTGACTGCTGAAGGGTTGTCGCTGCTGACAGTTGCTTTGAGCGTAAACGGTTTGGTTGTCAAATAATTGCCTCCCTAGGGTATAGATATGGTAGTTCATATTTAGCTATTTCCAAAATTTGGAAGGGAGCAAACAAAGAGGCCCTCTACATTATGGGATTACATATACCATTTGATACAATGAATATACTATTTTTTACACTATCCCGTGAAAAAACACAACGCAATAGAGTATGAGCCCAACGGAATACGGGAAAACCTTCAGGAAGCACAGAAAACAGTCGGTGACCTGTATCAGCAAATACAAAGGGTGGAACAATGAAGAGATTTGACGAAACCGGAAACTGTCCGGCAAGATATGAGTTTGTCAATGGGTATATGCAGGGTGACCATTGGATTAAATCGTTTTGCAGGAAGATAAGGAAGTTTAGATTCTTCGCCGATCCAGAACAGCGCGAAATGAAGTTACGTGAAGAAAAGATGCAGGAATCATTGAGATTGGCTCAGGAAGCTGTCAGTTCAAGAGGAAACGATAATCCGGATTTCTCAGAGGATAAACTTTAAGGATGGAATTATCTAAAGCATATGTATGGATGATTTAGAGTATCTACGAGGATCGTAAGTTTCTTATCGAAGTGACATACCTTTTCCATTCTTCAGGCTCTTGGGTTAGTGCTATGTTAGCAAGCTTACTGCCAATCATTTGCTGTTTAAGCACCAAAGCTGAATAATTTTCTCCAGGGAACAATTGCTTAACCTTGGGTTCCTTCCAGGAACTATGCTCTAATTTCATTTCCTTCATATAACTACTTTTCCACCACTTGGGATTAAGCCAAAATGTGTGCAAATAGTGGCATTTTTGACAGATCAATACTATGTTTTTAGCTTCATGTGTTCCAATTACGGTATCCTTATATCTTGGATCTGAAAGTAGGTCATGTTTAAGGAGTTCCCTATGTCTTCCAATTAGGTGGTGAAATTCAAGGTTCTGGTAAGAACCGCACACAACACATCTACCGTTATCACGGTCATAAACCTCATTTTTAACCTTGGTAGAAAGTTCTTGGCCACCCCTTGGTTTATGGATCTTGATACCACTAAATTCTAAGGTTGCTTTGGGATTCTCTTTAAAAGTCTTTGTAGCAAGGGCTTCGAATTTACTATAAGAGTAACCGCAATTCGAGCAGGTAACTTTAGCTTTCTTCCCTTTGCTATTGAATGTAAACCCACAATTGGGGCATTTAACTTGCAATGAATCTTTCATTTGTTCCCCGGTCGAATTATTCCTCTCAGGCGTTTTCATTCTTTCATGCTATACCACATATAAGGATAACCGTTAGATTGCTGTAACATGTTATAATAAAGGAAGCAAACATCAACGAAAATTTGGCAAAGTCTTTATTTTTAAATATTTGAGCACTTTTATCGATTTCAGGAGAGAAGAAGCGGAAAGTGGATAGAATTCAATGAGAGATTACCTCGGAGTGGTTAGGTCCCCTAATTGGAAACTCTAAAGAGTACCAAAGGAGAGTGAAAGGGCATTCAAAGGAGAAATCTGTCATTGAGATATTATCCCTGCAAAATTGAGCGTTGTTATATGATTTGAGTCGGCAATTAAAGGAGAGGTGAATTTTCGCCATAATTTGCCCAAAATTTGTTTATCAAAAATTTTTGTCTAAATATGCCAAAAATTTGTATATCAAAATAGCGGCTACAAAAACAACCCATGCATATGATGCATAGGAACCCAATCCTATATACGGATCAAGAAAAGGCTTTATCGTAAAAGAATTTATGGAGGCCGATATAACAGTAAGAAAGAGCTTGCTAATACCGTTCAATGAGGCACCCGAAAGGCCATCTAAATCAATATTTCCATTCCATATAATATACCCTATTCCGGCAGTTAGCAGGGGGGGGACTGCCAAAAAATAATAATAATTACGCAGAACTATCAAGAGGGATACTATCATTGTAATTATGAAATAAGTTGACAAAAGGTAGGCGTTGCTATCATTCTTTTTAAGAGAAATCCCTAAGTAATAACCAGAAACTATAGCTATCATCACGCTCAATGCAAAAATGCCTTCAAGCTCGTTAGGGGAATTCGAAATCGCAATTGGATTCACCCTAGAAAAACTGTAACCCCCTAGTAGTGTGGCCGCAGAAAATATTACTCCACCAAAGATTGAATTTATAATTAGAATTCTTTGTTTCCTCTTCATTTTAATATCGTCTTTTTCTTCTTCAGTCATATGTCTCAGAAATTCCCTATCACCTATACAATTAACTTCCATATAAGCTGTTTCGATGATATTGATCTGCTCCACCAGAATTTGGAACACTTCTCTTTAATTCTCATCTAGTGGCACCTCAACTTCTTGCTTCTCGAATCTTCCCCTGAATGCTGGATCATTTAAGAAATTCTATTCAGCTGAATACTTGGACTTCATGATGAGACAGACATGATCTGGAAAACCGCTTTTTGCATGCTCTTTATGTATCTGTTCATCTCTATAATATTATTATCATGGTGTTCCAGTTCTGTGATGGCTCAGATCAGTCGGTATTCTACAACCATCTCTTATTGTAATTATGTATTATCTGAGGCTCTGCCAAAATTGATATTTTTGCTGATAGAAATTTTATCTAGGTCTTTATCCAACTTTATAACAAATGTTCCCTTGGTAGTTTTGAAATTCTCAGAGACTACCAAATACTCAGCAATGAGACTGATTTGCCCTTTGATTCTTGGAATAAGTCGAGTAGAATCCAAGAATGCGCTCAGCATTAGGAAATCAGGTTGTTTTTTCATCACCCAAAAGCCATCGAATTTTCTGTATGTTTGAGGAAGAATAGATGCAAAAGGTTCGTTATATCCCCTCCATTTTAATTCAGAGGACTGCTTTATATACTCTTCTCCTGTGGCGTCATTCTTAAGACTTATTAGGAAAGCATAACAATTCCTCGCAATTCTTCTTTTATGGTTGTTCCTAACTGCTACGTGGAAAAACCGTGATGGAGAATCCTGGTTGTCAATTCTGTCTACATCTTCAAATGCCCCGTCTATAAGGTCAAGTTCAAGCTTATCGGGAGGACGCTGTATAAGTATACCAATAATGGCAAGTATCGTAGCAAAAACGCCTATCGCCAAGTTAATTACAGTCAGCTCAATGCCTGCCAACTCCAGACCTCCGCCGGATTGATTTACCAAGTTGGTATACTGATAAAGAATTTATTTCTTTGTCGAAGCCGCCATAGAGACTCAGTTTGATTGTATCTCCTTTCATTACTTAATGCCCAGAAAGTTTTGTATTTATAAAGCATACCTCGCGTGGAACATTTCTTAAATTGTCCTGTATCAGCTGCCAGAATTACACAAAATTTGAGGTACTAATGCCAACTCTAACTGATTTTCTTTTGTATACAACAATATACTTGACTGATATAATAGAAAAGTAAACAGAGATTAACTGGCACTAGTCAACGTGCATTATCATTGAAAACGTTACATCCACAGAAACAAGTATAATTGTGTAATTATGTTTTCATATTTTTATTAACAATCGATTAAATATTAAAATAAGAGACCCCTAACGGAAAGACTTGCTCAATCTTCAGAAAGAACCTCCTCCATTTCCACTATTGTCATTAATAACCCGATACCAACATTGAGAAAATCTTGGCCGAATACATCTTTAAAAGCAACTGCTATGTCCGTGGCTCCCCTGAATAAATTCGTCAAAACTTCCAACATCTTGCCAGCCACATTAGCCCCCCAATCGTATACCTTTTCAATGCCATCCAGCGTTTTGTCTTTGAGATCCTCTGACAATATCATTGAAACTGCAAGCCCGCCTAGAGCAAACAAAAGTACATACCAGACCCAGCTAGGTGCTTTTGCTATCAAACTTGCAAAACCAGCTACTCCAGCAGACGTAAATGCCACAATCACCCCAAATAGCTCTACAATTGCCTTGTAAATAAGGTACAAAATCCAGTAAATGCCTTTACTTCCGACATAAGCAGCTCCTCCAATTAGTGTAATTGAAAGTGCTCCAGACTCAGAGGTCACGATCATTTGTGCCGCTGTCCCTAGGTCAAATCTTTTAATCAAGCCATCCCGTTCAAAGTCCTTATCTCGTGAGATTATACCTCTTACGCCTAATCCTAAGCCCACCTTTAGGAAACTTACATCATTTTTGTATTGTGCCTGAAACTTCGTTAATCCTGCATATTCAATCTCAAATTCGGAGTCGTCAACTAG is a window from the Thermoplasmatales archaeon genome containing:
- a CDS encoding putative nucleotide-binding protein; the protein is MKKKTSDLLRDLRDYLPEDWKKLVLDPIENKKKIERFAREIPAEVYEVVRDEIVSRLLAVDNPSLAVLEFVVDANIIMMDAFRVGSGKYSSTERIFSSVFVKLYAPKSIKDEVFTKIKEDLPKGCSLELALAQATKLLSKIELVDDSEFEIEYAGLTKFQAQYKNDVSFLKVGLGLGVRGIISRDKDFERDGLIKRFDLGTAAQMIVTSESGALSITLIGGAAYVGSKGIYWILYLIYKAIVELFGVIVAFTSAGVAGFASLIAKAPSWVWYVLLFALGGLAVSMILSEDLKDKTLDGIEKVYDWGANVAGKMLEVLTNLFRGATDIAVAFKDVFGQDFLNVGIGLLMTIVEMEEVLSED